A genomic region of Prionailurus viverrinus isolate Anna chromosome D4, UM_Priviv_1.0, whole genome shotgun sequence contains the following coding sequences:
- the LRRC19 gene encoding leucine-rich repeat-containing protein 19, which yields MKTTCITILFWPLSMLLLSDDSQSSRTEVKYNFTEMNYSLIPVDINKNITILDLSYNQISLNVTDTRVLQTYFLLTELYLIENNIIMLYNNSFGNLSNLEILNMCTNSIHIIQQGAFIGLNKLKQLHLCQNKIFQLNPDIFVPLKNLILLNLQGNLISYFDVPRMFHLELIILYGNPWNCSCSLLNLQKWLNTSNVTLENENITTCAYPDILKRYSITTVPYNAECYSKFSPPINEDLYNHSQSINNSTFNSSLNNLKNSEHELLGKSWAFLLGVVVTVLMTSFLIFIAIKCPIWYNFLLSYNHHRLEEHEAETYEDGFTENSSSLSQASHTNSEETTVIFEQLHSFVIDDDGFIEDKYIDTHELREEN from the exons ATGAAAACTACATGCATCACAATCTTGTTTTGGCCCCTCTCCATGCTATTGTTATCAGACGACAGCCAGTCTTCTAGAACA gaagtCAAATATAATTTCACTGAAATGAATTATTCATTAATTCCAGTGGATATCAATAAAAACATTACTATACTTGATCTCAGTTATAACCAAATTTCTCTGAATGTTACAGACACAAGGGTTCTACAGACCTATTTTTTACTCACTGAACTCTATTTGATTGAGAACAATATCATTATGTTATATAATAACAGCTTTGGTAACCTCTCCAacctagaaattttaaatatgtgtacaaACTCCATCCACATAATTCAACAGGGTGCGTTCATAGgcttaaataaactaaaacagttacatctctgtcaaaacaaaatatttcaactGAATCCTGATATATTTGTGCCTCTAAAAAACCTAATACTTCTGAATCTGCAAGGCAATTTGATAAGCTATTTTGATGTACCACGAATGTTTCATCtggaattaataattttatatggaAATCCATGGAACTGCTCTTGTAGTCTACTGAATTTGCAGAAATGGTTGAACACCTCAAATGTGACACTAG AAAATGAGAACATCACCACATGTGCCTACCCAGATATCCTGAAACGCTATAGTATCACAACTGTACCATACAATGCTGAATGCTACTCAAAATTTTCTCCACCTATAAATGAAGATCTTTATAACCACTCTCAGTCCATTAACAATTCAACATTTAACAGCTCTTTgaacaacttaaaaaattcag AACATGAACTTCTTGGAAAAAGCTGGGCTTTTCTTCTCGGTGTGGTAGTCACTGTATTGATGACTTCAttcctcatttttattgctaTCAAATGCCCAATATGGTATAATTTTCTGCTTAGTTACAATCATCATCGCCTGGAAGAGCATGAAGCAGAAACCTATGAAGATGGTTTTACTGAAAATTCAAGTTCTCTTTCACAGGCCTCACATACAAACTCTGAAGAAACTACAGTAATATTTGAACAACTACATTCATTTGTAATAGACGATGATGGGTTTATTGAAGACAAATATATAGATACTCATGAATTACGTGAAGAAAATTAA